A stretch of DNA from Paenibacillus sp. FSL W8-0186:
GGAGTCTCTTTTTGTCGTTTCCTCTATTTTACAAATGAACTATAATCTTTGGTAATAGATAGAAGAAATAAAGGTTGAAGGCTTAAAGAGTGAACACGATACTACGTGAACAGAAATTAATGCGAAGGAATGGTGAAACATGAATGATATTTTCAGCTGTTATACAGAGAATCTCATACTGACCGGTAATATAAGGGAGGATATTCATGCCTTCTTTAGTCAGAATAAGGATCTCAGGACATTAAATCATACATTGGAGGTGGCTAACGAAGCTATATAAGCAATGTAGTTCCAATCTCTAGAATGCTCGAGGTAGCAGAACAGTTATCTATTGAAGTGCTCGAGGAAGAGTACAAATACGATAGAAGTGTCCATCAGAAACTATCCAGATATATGGCTATATCTTGACCATATTTGGGATCAGCGGGATATTTTAAAGCTTGTACATCCATGGTTAATAAAGGCGCGGGAAGAACTATTGGAAGCTTAATTGGTAAGGCATTAACTTCTGCCAACACTGTATCAACGCTGCGAGCCGTTTGGCTCTTGGTCTGCAAGAGGCGACAGGACCGCCGTTATTTGCTAAGAGTTTAAAAAGCATTCTTATTTAATTTGGAGGGTATTTAATGATTGAAGAGTTCAAGTATAATAATGAATTTATTTCTGGAATTACCTCGCTAACCATGAAAAAAGAGGATATATTAAAACTTCACGATGAAATGATAACCATATTTCGCGCATATAAGCCCAGAGTAAAATACTCTATAATCACAAACTCTACAAGAAACTCGTTTTCTGATCCTCACAATATAGATTTTTTCAAAATCAAGGAGCCGATAAAGGCAATAATAATTGAATACAACATACAAAGAATAATTGATGTTGAAATTTATTTAAGTACATATGAAAAGGGAGAAGGGTTAGGGGGATTTAGATCGGTTTACAGGATAAGTAGTAATAATGAAGAATTGCTTGCTAAAGTCAGAGATTTCATTGAAATATATATTAAAAAAACCAAAAATTTGCATTTTATTTTTCATAAATATGCCGTGTTCGTATCCTTGGCTCTGACGGGGGGGTTCATCTATTTTTTAAACAAGTATATTGAAATTCCCCAAGCTATGATTTATTTGCTCATTATGGTCATGCCATTTTATGTTTTTACTAAATTTTTCAGATGGCTAATGCCGTATACCTACATAGTAGATGAAAATAAATTGAAATATAACCTGAGATATATTGTTGCTACAGTCATGGTAGGAATGATAACTTCTGGAGCCTATGATTTTATAAAGAATACTATTGGCAATATGTCAAAATAGTTAGCAGCTTCCGAGTAACATCATATTCATGCTTCGGGACTTAGCGGCATGGAATAAGCTAGACAACAAATGCCCGGCCTGAGACAAGAGTTATCTAGGGGATTCCACGGGCTAGGAACAACGGAATGATACGTCGAAAAGCTTCAATAAATTAGGGAAAGCATATACGGAAGGTACGGTTTTTTTTACGAACGGGTTTGTAATCAAAAATTATGATTTTTTATCTGCAGCAGGATCCTTTAAAGTTTATGTAAATAACACCGGGGAGAATATGGAATATGGGAGTCTCGATGAGATGGTCGCCTTTAGTGACCCTAGAGTGAACCTTATTGGTTTTCCTTACGAAACAGATAATTCTCTATCCATAAGTACAAAGAAACCACAAATAGGGGATAGAGTTTATTCCATTTGGAACGAGATGAATGGCCTAAAGATTAGAGAAGGAGTCATACTTTCCGTTGATTCGGATGGTTCATTCAATCATAGTGCCGAAACTGATTCCTGGTCAGGCGGCGTGATTCTTGATGAAGAAGGGGATTTAATTGGGGTTATTGATGGTTGGAGTTTCTATGGCGAAGAAGCCAAAAGCAATAAAGCAATACCAGTACAAAAACTTCAAAACTTAATGAAGAACGCTAATCTTCATTAGCTTCACATCGTATCTGAGAGAAAGCCTGGCAAACAACAAAAGCCTCAGCCCTGTCTGGGGCTGAGGCTTGAAGGCAGCATCATCTGGGAGCGAGAAAGCAAGGAGGCTCTATAACATCCAGGCTTCATTTATGCTAAAATTAGGTAAATCAATTTAAAAATGGAGGTTCTCCCCGTGAAGAAAATGAGCCTGCTGGTTTTAATCATGCTTCTTTTTGCATTTCTCTCTACGGACCAGACTACGGAAGCAGCTGCTAAATATTCAGAAACTTTGCTTGCTGAGTCCACGAAAGCTTACGCGTTAACCTCAACACAAACCTTACTCGTCGATCATGTTAATAACCAGCTTCAAGTTATAAATTTGAGTACTCAAACAATAATGTGGAGCAAGAAATTCCCCATAGTGTACGACAGTCAAGTGTTAACCAATCCACTAAAAATTATCGTTATTACATCAGATAATAATAAGTTAAAAAAAGTGACAATTTCCGCTGACGGAACTATTCTTTCGGAGCAAGTATTTCCTAGTATAAAGTTAACGGAAAACATAAAGATTAGCTGGGCGCCTGCAATAAATAAAGAAAAGGAAAAGCTGGCTGTTGTGAATGGCAACCAGGTACTTTTTTATGAATATCCTTGGAAAAAGCCAATAACGACTCTTCCTTACAGTTCGGCTGAGGATAAGAAATATGAATATACTATTACAAAAGACGTTCAACTGCAAACACCATATGTAGTTATTAAATTGAATGGAGATAATTCAACTCAATCACAGGATTTATACCGAATATTAAATATAACTACCAAAAAGGCGATTACTATCCCTGCTGAGTGGAATGTGAACACTAGTTTTTCGGTTGAAGGAAATGAATTGATTGTAAATTCTACAAGTCAAATCGGCCATCCACTTGGAATTAATGTAGATTCTGATTATACCATTTACGCCAAATATGACCTAAAGACAGGGGAAATTAACAACAAGGTTATTCGCAGCTTCCCCGCATGGGATTCAAATTGGAAATCCGAGTATTTTAATCGTAAGCTTGTGTTAACGGAATCAGAGGATAATAAAATGTTCCTTATAAACCAGTATGGAGAGACGCTCAAAGAGTTCCCAAGAACTATTGAGAACTTTAATTATAGAACAGTAGGTTACGATGGTAACCGGCTTTATCTATTAGTATCTTCTAAAGACCATGGGGTTGAGCTGGTTAGTATCCAGTAAGAAGTTGTTGACGAACTATTGGGGGAGACGATACTTCGATGGAATCTCTTTTTGTCGTTTCCTCTATTTTACAAATGGGCTATAATCATGGGTAAAAGAATGGAGTTAAGAAAAGTACAGTAATTTAAGGTCATGGGAAGTTTAATTCAATCTCTCTTCATCGCGATGGCTTGGTGTTTTTATCGGAAATCGGTAGTGTTCAGGCATAGATTTTGGATAAGGAATTGTAGGCCTCGTTGATTCATAACTTCTAGGGAAAGAAGGTCATGTTATGACAAGATTTATGATGTTGTTTATCGCAATTGGACTTGTTTTGGTTGGTTGTAGTCAAGATCAAACCAATGGGAATAACCCAAAAGAGGCTCCTGTAGTCTCGGGAGACAGCAGCGCAGATCATGCTTTAAATACGGAAGTAGCGCGCAGCACTGAACAGAAGCTATTACCCGAATATGCGGCTAAAAACAGAAGTGGACTATCTGATCAGGATTTTGAAACGGCTTATGAAATGTGTGTGAAGGCGCTGTCTGACTATTATAAAGCGGTCTGGAACGGCTCGGATATCGAATTGGATACATTTATTGAAAACGATCACCTTAAACAGTATACACAACAAAAAATTCAATCCCAATATGATGTGCATGTAAAGCACAATCTTTCTGATAATCCGGTGCAGAATATTGATATTGGCGCTTGGGAAGTGGAGTACAGGGATGATGTGGATGGAGGTTATCTCTATTTACACTTACCGGTACAAATTAATATGACTGTAGGTGGTTATGGTGAAGTTACTGAGTTTCTCGTACGTAATGTAAACGGGAAGTTAGTCATTGTTGATTGGTACACGGGGGCAAAAGATAGTTATGATTTCATGGTGCGTGGGGAAAATCTAACAATTGACGACCCTGATATTTGGAACGATAGTGAATGGGTAAAGAAGTTGGATACTATGACAGATGAATTTTAGGGTCGGCCCCAATAGTAAAGTTCGTGACAAAGGAGTTAGTTATGAAAGGCTTAACTGTTTTATCACGCAAGAATGGAAACATGATAGTAGAAGATGAATTCGGAAAGATTTATACCCTTAGCGAAAATAACCAAGCTGTTGTGATGTTAGCGAGACAGTCGGATTCTTTTATATTTGTGCAGCAATTTAGAAGAGCAGTAAATGATTTTGTAATTCAACTTCCCGGAGGGATGGTCGAGTCAGGTGAAGATCTGGAAGCAGCGGTTCGCAGGGAGTTTCTGGAGGAGGTTGGCGGTCAATGCGGGGCGATACAATATCTGGGCAGCCTGACTCCGGCTAGTTGGATAAGCAATGTAACGACACATGTGTTCTATACGGATGAAATTATAGAAATCGCTGACCAGCAACTTGAGGAATATGAGAATATTAAGGTTCTAGAAATAAGTGTTGAAGAGACATTGAATATGATTAAAGATAGCAAGATTAATGATTCGGAAGTAACTTATGCAATTCTGCAAGGAATTCTTAAAGGTCTAATCCAGAGTCTGTAAAATAGTTTGTGTAAACTCCTAAGCCCATTAAAGTGGAAGTAATAGAAAGGTTGGGAGAACACATGGGACTTTGGTCAAAAGAGCAACTGCGGGCTTTCATGAAGGAAAATCAGCTGGTTACTGCCCAGGAGGTTGTAGGTGGAAGTGAGCGTAAATCCTGTTGGTTGTGAGCGACAAATTCTAACGGTTGTGAGCGACGTTATTTTGGCAAAAGTGGGGTTTAACAAAATGTAACGGTTGCCAGCGAGCCTATTTTCGTTTTTTCCTAGGCAGAGGGGCCATTTCGTCCAAATAAGCGCTCATACAACCGTTAGAACAGACCCCCCCTTTTTAGGGAAGATTAAGCGCAATGACAACCGTTAGCATAGCCTCTTCCAAACAGGTCGCTCGTACGAGGGCTAACATGTTGGTCACTAAGTGTTCTATACCGTCTATATTCGGAGTCCCCTACGATGGTAGGATGTTCCCCGAGACCGAAGGACAGATCATCGGTCGTATTACTAACCGCTTGAATGCCGGGTTTCTCGTCGTACCACAATTACTAGGTCGAGTCCAATACTGGGGATGGAATGTTCGATGGTCCCCTTGAAAGAAAGACTGTAAAGCTGAAAAAGGGAAATACGGTAGATTCATCCCTCTTGGCTGCTTTGCTTGCTCAGGCGTCTAGCGATCTGTAGACGAACGAGCCCTTGCCTGTAGCAGGGGCTTATTTTATGCAATAATGATCTTGAAATTCATATTTACAAACCAACGGTCGGTTTGTATAATGGCAATAAGCACTTTGGTAAAAGGTGGATAATAAATAACCTGGAGGATTTACCATGAAAAATGAGGATCGAAGAAAACAAACCATCCGGCAAATCCTTGATGCAACCAAAGAGTTGCTACGGGAGAAAAACTGCCACACGATTACGATGAAGGATATTATGGAGAAATCGGAATTATCCAAGGGCGCTATTTTCCATTATGTGAAGAACAAAGATGAAATTTTTGCTTGGGTATTGCAGGATCGGCTAGAAGAAATCAACGAACAATTCATGAAGGAAGTGGAGCAAGGAGAGAAAACATTTGACGGACCGATGCTGACAATATCGAGTAATCTAGCAGCATTGGAGAATGCAAATGAAGTAACCAATAAAGTTCTGATGTATTTGCTTGGCAGGGAAGATGAACCTGCTGTGGCGGAAGTACTCCACCATTTTTATCAGAGGTCTGTTCATTTAGCGAAACAATGGATTGTAATCGGCCAGCAGCACGGGGTAATTCAAGAATCGGTTGATTCGGAGAGAACGGCTGAAATGTTTGTTCTGTTATCGTTTGGCCTACGCGTCCGTTCTTCATTCCTAAAGGTTCCGGTTTCTTACACTGCTCAAGATTTATCATCATTTATGGCCGCCACTTTGAAAAACTAGTCCTCATTATTATCTAAGGAGGGATTATTATGGCTCCATTTATTGCCCTTGTTGTATCTTTTTTGTTGTTCCGGATCATCGGCTTGTTTGGTTGGTCCTATTTCGACGATTGGCATGCCTCGTTGAAAATAGCCGTGGCTATTATGCTGCTGCTTACGGCTTCCGCTCACTGGGGAAAAAGGCGGCCTGACCTGATCAGGATGGTCCCTCCTGCTTTTCCAAGGAAAGAATGGATTGTCTCAGTAACCGGGTGGCTTGAAATCGCAGGAGCTATCGGTATTTTGCTGCCCAAATTCTCACTAGCCGCTTCAATATGTTTGGTTGTGCTCTTAATTGCGATGTTCCCTGCCAATGTATATGCGGCTCGAGAACAATTGACGATTGGCGGCAAGCCTGTTCCAAAACTGTTTGTCCGAGTACTGCTTCAGATTGTATTTATCACGGCAATCCTGTTGGCGTCCCCGTTGTTCGGGCAGTGAAACGTTCACCGTAAAATAGCACCGTTGGAGACAGTCAAAATAACTGTTCTGACGGTGCTATTCATATTAATGCCAAACTTTGTCCCGACGGATTCTAGAGCTATGATAAATAATATGTATATTCTTGAAGCAAGATTCTCTTTACACGCGAATATCAATTCCAATATTGTTCTTGCCCGTATCTTGATTTGGCCTTAGCGTATCAGCAGCACTGACAGGTTGGGCAGATACAGACGCATCCTTCTGACCACTCACCTCTTCGGTAACAACTTTCACTTGCTTGTCATCGTTCTGAATACCCTCTATAGTGTCTTCGATCTTTTCACTTATTTTTCGATCCAATTCATAGATTTTCTTATCTATGTCCAGTGCTTGTTCGTTTTTTGATTTATTCACTGTGATCTCGAGATTTTTTCTCATTTCTGATTTACCTTCGTCGCCGGCTTCATTGTCGGTTTCAAGAATAGCTCTATTCTTTTTTACTTCAAGTCTAAGATCGTCCGCTTCTACTTTCAGTGATCTGCGTACACTTGCCATTTTGGTTAATTGGTCATGTAGATTGCTAGCCTGTAAAAGCTTTTCCATCGATGGGCCTGATATTTCTTGGTTACTTATGTCTGCTTCGCTTTTTTTACTGGAATTCTCTTTTTGGGAGGAAGCATTTTTGTCGTTTTTATTGTTCTCAGCTTTCTCCATTCGTTTCTGCATAATTTGAGATTCGAGCAGCTGCAAATCCATGTTTAATAGTTTGATTCTTTCATCTTTTTGTTTAGAGTCTAATTTTTCATCTGATCTAATACTAGCAATTTTTTCGTTAATAATTCCTTTTTGCTTCATTAGCTGCTCAATTTCCCGGTCAATGGGTGACATTATGTTCGTTCTAGACTTTGCAGGCGCTGCAGATTGCGAGCTGCTTGAAAGGCTTGAGATTTGTGCCATTTGAACACTCCCTCTATATTATGGTAATTATATCTTTATAATTATTATCGGTAGTTAACCATATATATATAAATAATTTTAGTGTGGAAAGAAGAAATCAACTTTCTTCACGAAAAGACAGGATTTTATGCCAGCAATAGCGGGCTTTCCGTTCTGGAGGCTTTCGATGGAAGCATTCTGGTCGGTGGGGGTTCGCGATATTGATTACGCGAGGCCGATATATGATCCTTTTGTTGCCAAGTTCAGTCCCGACGGCGAGCTGCTGTGGAAGAAGGATTACGGCTGCCTATGAGGGGATGCAGGCAAGCATGTCCGTTGAAGTGACGGGTGAGCAGCCAGGCCCCGGTTACTTTTTCCTAGATTCGGACGAGTATTCCTTGTCGATAGGAACTGAGCTTGACGTGGCCGCCTATTTTACGGATGAATCGGGACTAACTTCCCTGGTTACAAAGGAAACCGTATTTACCGTGGATGACCCCAATATCGTCTCCTTGGATGAGGCTGGAAATATCCGCGGAATAAGTCCAGGAATAACCTATATCACAGCAGCTTATAATGGATTGACGTACAGAGCCAGTGTGTGGGTAGTTCGTCCTTATCAAGCGCTTTAGTGCGGGATAATCCTTCTTAAGGATGTCTTGAAGCAGAAGCTTCAGACATCCTTATTTGTCTTGTGCCGGTTCCATCCTCTCAGCCAATTTGGTATGATTTTACTATATACATAGTAGGTTTGATGTTATCTTCATTAATACATAAAGAAAGGACTGAACGGATTGAATTACAAATTTTGTTCATCATGCGGGAGGCGGCTAAATGCATCAGCTCAATTTTGTGAGCACTGTGGTATGAAGCTTGTTCCGCAGGCTGTAGGGCAGGTACCACCGCCGCCGCCACGAGTGCCAGCATCAGGGCCACCGCCAGCACCACGAATGCCAGAGCCACCTCCCGTACCGTCATCAACACGATCCTACATGCCACCGCCGCCACCATATGGTACATACCAGCAATCCAGCGAGGATGAGCTGACTCATCTTTTACGATTACATATAAAAAAAGATAAATACTTTGAAAAAGTGATGAGGAAATCGAAATGGAACTGGCCCATGTTCCTGTTCGGTCCCATTTGGTTGGGTTATCGAAAAATGTATGCGGAATGTGCAATTTATATTGGAGTATTATCCCTGATGTCCATTTTTTTAATGCTGCTGGGTTCAGAGTCGAGTGGTGGATTTGCAGGAATGGGTATTGGGATGGCGATTTTGGCTAATCAAATGTATTATAAAAAATCTAAAAAAACGATTGATAAGATCATGCAATATCATAGTGACCCTGAAGTGCGTCGTAATCTAGCTATCCAAAAAGGTGGAACCTCAGGATGGGGCATTGTGTATGCCATTGTAATTTTTATTGTATCGGCTGCTATTGAATTCATTATTGAGGACGCATTATTGTAGGATCTCGTGATGGAAGGTAGATTTTATGAGAAATATAAATAAATTCACCTTTTTGCTGCTGCTCGTGATTTTGATTATGTCAGTGTCTATGATTTGGGTAATCATAAATTCAATGGATAAGGGCAAAGATGCAGACAAACATGAGGTTAGTCGAAACCATTCGATATTGATAAACTTTGATGAGAATGATTTTGAACAACTGGAAGATTTGGTAAGCAGATTCAAGGAAGGCAAAGGTAATTATTTGATGTTAATTCCGCCAATTGTTGATGGCGGATACTGGATCCATGATGTGTATTCAAACGGCCGTGAAATTAAGTGGACCATTGATAATACTAGGGATGGTATGAGTGGAGACGGAAGAGGCATAAGAAAGTATACTTGCAAAGCTATCGATAAGAATGAAACAGAGGAGTTATTTACAATTGAATTAAGCCAATGTGATGATCTTGATCCAAATGAAAAACTTTCAGTCATTTCAATTTGGAAGGAATAATGTATAACAAAATACCTAGCTTATAACTACTCTTCGTTCCGTTCCGCAATTTTAGAACGATTACGTAATTGATTAGCAATCGTATATCCGATAAGGAACGCAGCGGCAGAAGTATTACCGTCCACCGTAAATGGAATGAGGGAGGCGTCGGCGACGATTAGATCTTTTACCCCGTGTACATTTCCTAGAGGATCAACGACTCCGCCCTTGTGCCTTGGGGCCATCCGAAGGAAGCTCTGCTGGTGATGATTATGATCGAAGTTTTCCTTAATAAATTGTTCTAGCTGCAAATCATCATCTATAACATCCAAACTCGGTGTTACGAGACGGATAGAAGGATCTATGCTTGCCAGTTCGGCCGCGATTTTTTTGATATATATTTTATATATATTTTTAACTGCTTCCATGTCTCTTGGATCTGATAGAAATCCTTCATCGGCCAAAACAATGTTTAGCGGATCATTATTTTGAATGGTAATCGATCCCCGGCTCTTAGGCCGCAAATATAGAATAGCGATGGTTAACATGCCCTCCGAACCGATTCCAATCAGTTGTACGGCTCTACGGTCAGGTTTTGTTCCAGTGGGGTCAGGCAAAAAGGCTCCTCCTGTGTATAGCGCATCCGGATCATTGGAAGGCAGTGCAGCATCATCGGAGTTCGTTGTAAATACCGCGGAGTTTAATGTGTGATTTTTTAGTCTTTGGCCAACGTTCGGATTATGAACAATGACAGGTATTCCCGCTGCCTTTAGCGATTTGGCTGGTCCTATTCCCGATAGCATTAACAATTGGGCACTATTGATTCCTGCTGAAATGATCACTTTTTTTCGCGAAAATACTTTAATGAACTTCCCTTCTTTTAATAACTCTACGCCTATAGCCCGTTTGCGGTCAAAAAGCACGCGAAGGGCTGTTGTCTTGTAGTAAACGGTTAGTTTACGTCCATTCTTGCCTCGGCCAGAGGATGTCACGATATCGGAGGACAGAAAAGCGGTTGACGAGCTTTCCCGATCTCCATTTGGCTTTTGATACAATTGCCAGCGGGTGAATGGACCGAGTGGAGTATCAGGATCATTGTAGTCAAGAATGCTAGGAAATCCGGTGGCTTGCTCAATGGCGAGGACGAGCTTATCCGCCAGGGGCGTTGGCTCCGAAGGCGCTTGCCTGATGTCTATTCTTCCGTGAAACCCGCGCGCCTCAACGTTATCGGTTTCACCATTATAATTTTCTAGTCGTTTAAATCGACGAATGGCTTTATCCGGGGACCAAATGGGGCCGAGTAACCGTTCCCACTCTCTAAGCACCGCTGTGGTTGGACGCACATACTGCTCCCCGTTAATGGAAGATCCGCCGCCGGAGAGGCGGCCGGTTGTCCATTCAAAGGATCGATCATCCAGGTTCTCTTGAGGGATGCCTTCTCCTTGCCAGAAGTAATTGGGGAAAAAGTTCTCCTCCAGTTCCAGAGCAAAGCTTGAATCCATAATGGGTTTGTCTTTATCATGGTTTTCGCCCGCTTCGATGACGAGTACAGAAGTTTTCTTATCATCTGTAAGCGTTTTGGCGATGACTGCGCCTGCTGGTCCTGTACCTATAACGATATAATCAAAAGATGATTTCCCTTTCATCGGAGCACTCCTTTTTACAATAGACTACTGTAGAGTATTGCGTTGTTCGATGCTGTGTGCCAGTCTATTCCGGAAATGCCTGAGATCTGGATCATGCAAGACCCAATCCCGGATAGGAATATCCAGGTCAGGTTAATTCTATGTCGACATCTGCCAAACAGGAAACAAATGGTGAAGTTTTACATAAAACACAAGTAGGAGAGGTAGAAATGGATTACAAAGCGGTTTTTCTTACTATTATTTTCGTCCTAGTTTATATTGTAGTAGCCTCGATTTTAAGTGCATTAGCTGGTGGAAGCATGCTTAAGTTATTTACATGGTCGATAAGGATGTTTTATGCTTTAATACCCACAAGCTTTTTTCTTACTTTATACCTTGTATTAAATTCTGATAGATCATTTAATTTTTTGTTGGTGTTCGTTAATTTAGTAATTTTATTGGTTTTGTTATTAGTTCGGGGGAGATTAAAAAAAATGGAACCGATAGAATCATATATAGAAAAAAGAATTATGATGCTTATTTTAGTATGTTTAGTTGGTTTTCCAATTTTACATATTTATTTGTTTATAGAAGTGTTCAAAGGGCTATGAAGTTGGGTGTCTACTCGGGTATTGGATGTATAATAATGGATATATTAAGAAAAATGCCACGGCTTAAAGTATAAACTTTCTAAGGCTGGGTCATTTTGTGAAAGGTGCCTGCACTGATATGAATGATATTGCTAATTACTTGGATAACGTACCTGCATTGAAAAAGCCTATCCACTGGAAACAAGTGTCTAGCCAATTCAAGCTTGGCAAGGATTTCGATGAGGCTTTGGTGAGCAATATAAGCATGATTCCGTTTATTGGCTCAAAGTGTGTGGTCATGCAATTGGATGATGGCCGATGGGAGCTGCCGGGCGGAACGATGGAACCTGGGGAGAGCTATTTCGAGTGTTTAAGAAGGGAAATGCTTGAGGAGTTAGGTGCGGAGATAAGCAATTTTGAAGTGTTTGGGCACTTCTATTGCTATTCCAGTGCAGAGGAGCCATATCGGCCGCATATCCCTCATCCCAATTTTATTAGATTAATGGGCCTGGGAGAAGTAAGGATCGTCTCGGAGCCGCTGAATCCGGCTGACGGTGAGATGGTTGTCTCCGTGGAAGCGGTTAGTATAGACGATGCGGTTAGAAGGTTCGAATCGATCGGTCGATTCGACATCGCTGATCTGTACAGGCTTGCTTATAGCATAAAAACCGGTTTGGGAGAGAACTGAAATGGAAGATCTACAATCTATTAAGAAGGCAATAGATTCCCTGGGACACGCAGAACTGCGGTCGTATTTGGGTTTTATACTTGTGGAAATCAAGCGGCTGCGGGATCAGGGCGAGCCTGGTGAAGATTCGATCACAAAGCTG
This window harbors:
- a CDS encoding DUF2628 domain-containing protein, with product MFLFGPIWLGYRKMYAECAIYIGVLSLMSIFLMLLGSESSGGFAGMGIGMAILANQMYYKKSKKTIDKIMQYHSDPEVRRNLAIQKGGTSGWGIVYAIVIFIVSAAIEFIIEDALL
- a CDS encoding NUDIX hydrolase, translated to MKGLTVLSRKNGNMIVEDEFGKIYTLSENNQAVVMLARQSDSFIFVQQFRRAVNDFVIQLPGGMVESGEDLEAAVRREFLEEVGGQCGAIQYLGSLTPASWISNVTTHVFYTDEIIEIADQQLEEYENIKVLEISVEETLNMIKDSKINDSEVTYAILQGILKGLIQSL
- a CDS encoding GMC family oxidoreductase; translated protein: MKGKSSFDYIVIGTGPAGAVIAKTLTDDKKTSVLVIEAGENHDKDKPIMDSSFALELEENFFPNYFWQGEGIPQENLDDRSFEWTTGRLSGGGSSINGEQYVRPTTAVLREWERLLGPIWSPDKAIRRFKRLENYNGETDNVEARGFHGRIDIRQAPSEPTPLADKLVLAIEQATGFPSILDYNDPDTPLGPFTRWQLYQKPNGDRESSSTAFLSSDIVTSSGRGKNGRKLTVYYKTTALRVLFDRKRAIGVELLKEGKFIKVFSRKKVIISAGINSAQLLMLSGIGPAKSLKAAGIPVIVHNPNVGQRLKNHTLNSAVFTTNSDDAALPSNDPDALYTGGAFLPDPTGTKPDRRAVQLIGIGSEGMLTIAILYLRPKSRGSITIQNNDPLNIVLADEGFLSDPRDMEAVKNIYKIYIKKIAAELASIDPSIRLVTPSLDVIDDDLQLEQFIKENFDHNHHQQSFLRMAPRHKGGVVDPLGNVHGVKDLIVADASLIPFTVDGNTSAAAFLIGYTIANQLRNRSKIAERNEE
- a CDS encoding NUDIX hydrolase; this encodes MNDIANYLDNVPALKKPIHWKQVSSQFKLGKDFDEALVSNISMIPFIGSKCVVMQLDDGRWELPGGTMEPGESYFECLRREMLEELGAEISNFEVFGHFYCYSSAEEPYRPHIPHPNFIRLMGLGEVRIVSEPLNPADGEMVVSVEAVSIDDAVRRFESIGRFDIADLYRLAYSIKTGLGEN
- a CDS encoding TetR/AcrR family transcriptional regulator — its product is MKNEDRRKQTIRQILDATKELLREKNCHTITMKDIMEKSELSKGAIFHYVKNKDEIFAWVLQDRLEEINEQFMKEVEQGEKTFDGPMLTISSNLAALENANEVTNKVLMYLLGREDEPAVAEVLHHFYQRSVHLAKQWIVIGQQHGVIQESVDSERTAEMFVLLSFGLRVRSSFLKVPVSYTAQDLSSFMAATLKN